The DNA region GATAGAGCGCGCTGTAGCGCAGCCGTCCGAGCGCTGCCTCCAGCGGCGGACCCAGGAACCACAGGCCCAGCATGTTCATCGCGATGTGCCAGACCTCCTGGTGCAGGAACATCGAGGTCAGCAGCCGGTACCACTGGCCTTGCGCGACGCCTTCGACCGGTCCGTACGGTTCGGTGACGGCCTGGCCGAAGAGCAGCAGATCGTCGACGAGCCGGTCGCCCGCGATGAGCACGGCGACGAAGACCGCCACGTTGACACCGAGAAGGATCTTGGTGACGAGGCGGCGGTCGGCGGCGATCACACCGCCCGCTATCGTGCGCGGCGCGGCGGCCCCCGGCGGGTGCCCGGTGCCCGATCCGTCCTTCACGCACTCCGGGCACTGGAAGCCGACGGACGCCGGGACCATGCACTCAGGACATATGGGGCGTTCGCAGCGGACGCAGCTTATGCCGGTCTCCCGTTCCGGATGCCGGTAGCAGTACGTCACCCGGGGCTCCGTACGGTGCTGGTCCTCCACGGCCCTTCCCTCCCCCTCGCGCGGTCTCGTGCCGTCTCCGTGCGGCCTCTTCTGAAGTGTCCTGCGAAGCGGAACCGTTCCGCCCCCGCCTTCTCCTACGGTCGGGCGGGGCGGAACGGTTCCCGGCACACGGCCCGTTCGCGCCTCCTCCGCGGCGCGCGGTCCTTACGCGGCTCTCAGGCGCCGCACAGTCCCTGCGCGCCGGGCGACGCGTCAGCGGCGCTCGATCGTGACCGACTCCAGGACGACGTCCTGAAGGGGCCGGTCGGTGCGCGGGTTCGTCTGCACTCCCGCGATCGCGTCGACGACCTTCTGGGAGGCGGCGTCCGTCACCTCGCCGAAGATGGTGTGCTTACCGGTCAGCCAGGCGGTGGCCCCGACGGTGACGAAGAACTGCGAACCGTTCGTGCCGGGCCCGGCGTTCGCCATCGCCAGCAGGTACGGCTTGTTGAAGGCCAGGTCCGGGTGGATCTCGTCCCCGAACTCGTAACCCGGGCCGCCCGTTCCGTTGCCCAGCGGGTCACCGCCCTGGATCATGAATCCGCTGATGACGCGGTGGAAGACGGTGCCGTCGTAAAGCCGGTCGTGCGTCTTCTTGCCGGTCTCCGGGTGGGTCCATTCACGCGAGCCCTCTGCGAGCTCGACGAAGTTCTTGACCGTCTTCGGCGCATGGTTCGGGAAGAGCTGTACCTCGATGTCGCCGTGATTGGTCTTCAGGGTGGCGTAGAGCTGCTCGGCCACGATCTACCTTCCATCTGTCTGCGTTGACCCGTCCGATCCTCCCACGGACCGGGTCGGCCCGGAGTACGCGGCGGTGACCCGGATGCCCCCGCACAGCGCGCTTGAGTGGACGCAGCCAGGCATGATCTTCGAAACGGGTGGAAAACGACACTGTGTCCGGGGGAGGACCGACCAGCCCGTGACATGCCACCGAGGAGGAGGTACCCGTGACCCGCAGGGACACCGTGCGCGCCGCGACCGGGAACACCAGGGAAAGCGTGCGGCACGCAGCGGAGGTCGTGGCACCCTACGCAGGGTCCGCCAGGGACGCCGCAGTGCAGTACGCGCACGAGGCGGGAGCGCGGCTGGGACCGAAGGTCTCGCACGCCGCGCGGCAGGCCCGTACCTCGGCTCGCGACGGGTACGACCAGCTTGTCGTGCCCCGTATCGCCAAGGCACGCAAGAGCCTTCCGCCCGAACTCGACAAGGCGGCGGCCAAGGCCGCCAAACGCACCCGCAAGGCCGCGCGCAAGGCGGCCGACTACGCCGCACCGCGCGTGGAGAACGCCGTCGCGGAAGCCCGCAGCGCCTCGGGGCCGGTGCGGGACGAGGCCGCGTCGCGCGGTGCCGCCGCGTTCGCCGCCCTGCGAGGGCAGATCTCGGCGAAGGAGGTCGAGAAGCTCATGCGCAAGCGGGACAAGCGTGCCCGCAGGGGCCGTCTGGCCAGGCGGCTGGGCCTGCTGGGCCTGCTGGCCGGAGGCGCGTACGCCGCCTGGCGCTGGTGGGACAAGCAGGCCAACCCCGACTGGCTCGTCGAGCCGCCGGAGGCCACGGAGGTCGGCGACCGTGCACCGCTGTCGTCGGTGGGCGGCGCGGCCGCGGCCGAACGCCGGGCCGGTGACGGCCAGCTCGACCCCGAGGTCGAGGCCAAGGCGAAGGAGGCCAAGGAAGCCGAGGCGAGGGCCAAGAAGCACGGGCGCTAGGAGAGTTCACCGGCGCACGCCGGGGACGGGCGGGGCGGAGCGGACATTCACGGCCGGAGGCGGCCATGGGCCGGCGGGCATCACGGATGTCCGCCGGCCCGTTTCGTCGCAGGGGCCGGGCGACCATGCTCCGGGGGTCCGAGCGCGGAGGCGGGGGCGGACGCCGGCGGCCCGAACTCGACTGCGTAGGCTCGAAGTTCAGTTCACCCGCTTCACACACCGCCGAGCGCGGTGCGACCTCACCGGTGCCGGTTCCGATGTCCCGTCCGGAGCCTCGGCCGCTGCCCGTGTCCGGAGCGCAGCACTCGCCGACCGCGCACCGGCCCGTCACGCACCGGTCTGTCGTCCACCGGCTCCGGCCACGCCCGCGAGGAACCTCAGATGCCGTCCCCTCAGCGCCCCCGGCCCTCCCGGCGCCTTCAGCACCTCACCCGCTGGATCACACCGGCCCTGCTGCTCGTCGTATGGCTCGTGCTCGGCGGTCTGCTCGGCCCTTACGCCGGGAAGCTCAGCGACGTAGCCACCAACGACCAGTCCTCCTTCCTGCCGCGCAGCGCCGAGTCCACGCGGGCCATGGACGCACAGAAGTCCTTCCAGGAGGCCGACACCACGACCGCGGTCGTCGTATGGACGGTGCGCGAGGGCAAGGTCGACCGGCAGCAGCGCGAGGCCGCGACCCGCGCCCTCGCCTCGCTGACCGGCGGCAAGGGCATCGTCGGCAGGCCCTCTCCCGCCGTGACCGCGGACGACCGCCTCGCCCTCCAGGGAGCTGTCCAGCTCCGCGGGGATCTGGGACACGCGCTGCCGGGCGTGCTCGACGACGTGCGTGACGCCGCGAGCCGCGTCGAGGGTACGAAGGCGCAGATCGCGGGACCGGCGGCGACGCAGGCCGATCTGAGCGACGCCTTCTCCGGCATCGACGGCATCCTGCTCGTGGTCGCTCTCGTCGTCGTGCTGCTGATCCTGCTGCTGGTCTACCGCAGCGTCCTGCTGCCGCTGATCGTCATTCTCGGCGCCGTCTTCGCGCTGTCCCTCGCCTGTGCGGTGGTGTACGAGCTGGCGAAGGAGGACGTCGTACGGGTCGACGGGCAGGTCCAGGGCATCCTCTCGATCCTCGTCATCGGCGCCGCCACCGACTACGCGCTGCTGCTCTCCGCCCGCTTCCGCGAGGAACTCGCCGTACACGGCGACCGGTTCGGGGCGATGCGCTCGGCGCTGCGCCGCTCCTCCGGTGCGATCACCGCCAGCGCCGCGACCGTCGCGCTCGGCGTGATCGCGCTGCTGCTGAGCGATCTGACGAACAACCGCGCGCTGGGTCCGGTCGGCGCCATCGGCATCGTCTGCGCCGTCATCAGCACGCTGACGTTCCTCCCGGCGGCGCTCGTACTCGTGGGCCGCGCCGCGTACTGGCCCGCGCGGCCCGAACCGGACGGCCCGGCGACCGGCGAACGCGACCCCGCCCGAGACGGGGCAGCCGAAGACGGGGATGCCGACGAGGAGGACGCCGGAAGCGAACCGCCGGAGGGCAAGAGCCCCGACGGAGACCGGGCCGCGACCGCCGCGCCCATGAACAGCCTGTGGGCCCGTGTCGCCGACCGCGTCGACCGCACTCCGCGCCGCGTCTGGGCGACCACGCTCGTGGCGCTGACCGCGTGTGCCGCGTTCTCACCGCAGCTCGACTCGTCGGGCGTCCCCACCGACGAGATCTTCGTGGACGACGTCCCCTCCGTCGCCGCACAGCGCACCCTCGGCGAGCACTTCCCCGGCGGCTCCGGCAACCCGGCCGTCATCGTCGCCGACGCCGGACGCACGCGCGCCGTCGTACGTGCCGCCGAGCAGACCGAAGGCGTCGCTTCGGCCGCGCCCGTCACACGGTCGGGACGCCCCGGGCAGGGCGAACCGCTCGTAGCCGACGGACGCGTACTCATCGACGCCACTCTCAAGGGCGGCGCCTCCAGCGACGAGGCCAAGGAGACGGTGGAGAGGCTGCGTTCGCGGGTGCACGGCGTCCCGGGAGCGGACGCGCTCGTCGGCGGCTACACCGCGCAGCAGCACGACATCCAGACGACCGCGGAGGACGACCGCGCGCTCATCGTGCCCGTCGTACTGCTGATCATCCTCGCGATCCTGGCGGTGCTGCTGAGGGCGCTGTTCGTACCGGTGCTGCTGGTGGCGACGGTCGCCCTCAACTACCTCGCCACGCTCGGGATCTCCGCTCTCGTCTTCCCCCACGTCTTCGGCTTCACGGGTACGGACGCCTCGGTGCCGCTCTACGGATTCGTCTTCCTCGTGGCGCTGGGCGTGGACTACAACATCTTCCTGCTCACGCGCGTACGCGAAGAGGCGCTGACGCACGGCACCCGCGCGGGAATCCGCAGGGGCCTGACCACTACGGGCGGGGTGATCACCTCGGCGGGCGTGGTGCTCGCGGCGACCTTCGCGGCGCTGGCGGTCATTCCGCTGTCCTTCCTGGTGCAGATCGCCTTCATCGTCGCGTTCGGGGTGCTGCTGGACACGCTCGTCGTCCGCTCGCTGCTGGTTCCCGCACTCGCGCGTGACATCGGTCCGGCGGTGTGGTGGCCGGGCGCGCTGCGCCGCCGAGGCTGAGCGCTTCCTGCGTGGTGAGCTGTCACGGACGGGCCGCCGGCGACGCCCCGCGCGGGTTTCCGGCCGACGCCCGCCCGTGCACCGGAAGCCGTAGGAAGGACGAGTCCGATGAGCGTCTCCGTCGCCCTGTTCACCTCTGATCTGCGGGTCCGCGACAATCCGGTGCTGCGCGCCGCGCTCGACTGCGCGTACGAGGTGGTGCCGCTGTTCGTCCTCGATACGGGCATCAGCGCGGCGGGTTTCGACGTACCGAACCGGCGGGCCTTCCTCATGGACTGCCTCAACGGGCTCGACCGGGAGCTGCGCCGGCGGGGCGGGCGTCTCGTGCTGCGCACCGGTGACGTGGCCGCCGTGGCGTGCGAGACGGCGGCGGAGTGCGGCGCACGGCAGGTCCATGTGGCAGGCGGCGTCAGCGGCTACTCGCAGCGCCGCGAGGTGAGGCTGCGGCGCCTGCTGGAGGCGGACGGCCGGGAGTTGTACGTACACGACGCGGTCGTCACGGCGCAGCCGCCGGGCCGGTTGACGCCGCAGAGCCGCGACCACTTCGCGGTCTTCACGCCGTACTTCCGGCGCTGGTCCGCGGAGAGGCTGCGGCCGGTGCTGGGGACGCCGCGTTCCGTACGGGTGCCCGGGAACGTCCGCTCGGAGCCGGTGCCGTCGCGGGCCGATGTGAAGGGGGTGTCGCCGGGGGTCGCGGCCGGAGGCGAGAGCGAGGGCCGCGCACGCTTCGACGCGTGGCGCAAGAAGTCGATGGGCGAGTACGCGGAGCGGGCCGACGACCTGGCGGGGGACGCCACGTCGCGGCTCTCGCCGCATCTGCACTTCGGCACGCTCTCGGCCGTGGAACTCGTCCACCGCGCGAGGAAGACCGGCGGCGAGGGGGCGGAAGCCTTCGTGCGGCAGCTCGCCTGGCGTGACTTCCACCACCAGGTCCTGGCGGCCAGGCCCCGCGCCTCGTGGGAGGACTACCGCCCGCGCGGCGACAGTTGGCGCCACGACGAGCGGGAGATCACCGCCTGGCGGGACGGCCGCACCGGCTATCCCCTCGTCGACGCGGCGATGCGGCAACTCCTCCACGAGGGCTGGATGCACAACAGGGCGCGGCTGCTGACGGCGAGCTTCCTCACCAAGACGCTCTACACGGACTGGAGGGTCGGCGCCCGCCACTTCCTCGACCTGCTCGTGGACGGCGACATCGTCAACAACCAGCTCAACTGGCAGTGGGTCGCGGGCACCGGCAACGACACCCGGCCGAACCGCGTGCTCAACCCGCTCACCCAGGCACGGCGGTTCGACCCGCGAGGCGAGTACGTACGCCGCTGGCTGCCCGAACTCGCCGCCGTCGAGGGCCCGGCCGTGCACCGGCCCTGGACGCTGCCCGAGCGGGAACGGGCCCGGCTGGACTATCCGCCGCCGCTGGTGGATCTCTCCCAGGGCGCGGACCGCTTTCTGCGTGCCCGGGGGCGGTGACGGTTGCGCGGGTGGCTTCGGGGCCGCGGCGTCGGGGTCGCGCCCTCGGGGCCATGCCGTACGGGCAGCGGCGTCGAGGTCGCGGAGCAGCGCCGAGAGCGCCGTGGCGGTGGGGTTCTTCGCGCTGGTGAAGAGCAGGGCGGGCCTTCGCACCGCGTTCCGGGCGGGGCAAGGGCCGTACGGCGCCTGTCGTATTCCGGGCGTATTCCGTACGGGTGGGGCTCGTACGGCCGGGGCTCGTACGGGTCGGGGGCTCGTACGGGTCGGGCAGTCACGGACTGGACGCCTACGGGCCGGAGTCGTACGGGCAAGGATTGTACGGGCGGGCTCGTACGGGACCGGCCGGGCGCCGCGACGGTCGGCCCCGGCACGCACAACGTCCATGCGGCGACGGCCTGATGGGCCCGAACGACCGCCCTGGGCCGGGCGTGCGGGCAGCGGTGCGGGCAGCCCCGGCGACCACGCCTTGGAGCCACCGCCCGGCGAAGCCCCTGGAAACGCGGCGAGGGCGAACCCTCCGCGCCTCCGCGGACGGTCGCCCTCGCACTCGTGGAGCCTAGGGGAGTCGAACCCCTGACATCTGCCATGCAAAGACAGCGCTCTACCAACTGAGCTAAGGCCCCGCTGCGCACAAGAG from Streptomyces marispadix includes:
- a CDS encoding MMPL family transporter, coding for MPSPQRPRPSRRLQHLTRWITPALLLVVWLVLGGLLGPYAGKLSDVATNDQSSFLPRSAESTRAMDAQKSFQEADTTTAVVVWTVREGKVDRQQREAATRALASLTGGKGIVGRPSPAVTADDRLALQGAVQLRGDLGHALPGVLDDVRDAASRVEGTKAQIAGPAATQADLSDAFSGIDGILLVVALVVVLLILLLVYRSVLLPLIVILGAVFALSLACAVVYELAKEDVVRVDGQVQGILSILVIGAATDYALLLSARFREELAVHGDRFGAMRSALRRSSGAITASAATVALGVIALLLSDLTNNRALGPVGAIGIVCAVISTLTFLPAALVLVGRAAYWPARPEPDGPATGERDPARDGAAEDGDADEEDAGSEPPEGKSPDGDRAATAAPMNSLWARVADRVDRTPRRVWATTLVALTACAAFSPQLDSSGVPTDEIFVDDVPSVAAQRTLGEHFPGGSGNPAVIVADAGRTRAVVRAAEQTEGVASAAPVTRSGRPGQGEPLVADGRVLIDATLKGGASSDEAKETVERLRSRVHGVPGADALVGGYTAQQHDIQTTAEDDRALIVPVVLLIILAILAVLLRALFVPVLLVATVALNYLATLGISALVFPHVFGFTGTDASVPLYGFVFLVALGVDYNIFLLTRVREEALTHGTRAGIRRGLTTTGGVITSAGVVLAATFAALAVIPLSFLVQIAFIVAFGVLLDTLVVRSLLVPALARDIGPAVWWPGALRRRG
- a CDS encoding peptidylprolyl isomerase produces the protein MAEQLYATLKTNHGDIEVQLFPNHAPKTVKNFVELAEGSREWTHPETGKKTHDRLYDGTVFHRVISGFMIQGGDPLGNGTGGPGYEFGDEIHPDLAFNKPYLLAMANAGPGTNGSQFFVTVGATAWLTGKHTIFGEVTDAASQKVVDAIAGVQTNPRTDRPLQDVVLESVTIERR
- a CDS encoding DUF5324 family protein, whose product is MTRRDTVRAATGNTRESVRHAAEVVAPYAGSARDAAVQYAHEAGARLGPKVSHAARQARTSARDGYDQLVVPRIAKARKSLPPELDKAAAKAAKRTRKAARKAADYAAPRVENAVAEARSASGPVRDEAASRGAAAFAALRGQISAKEVEKLMRKRDKRARRGRLARRLGLLGLLAGGAYAAWRWWDKQANPDWLVEPPEATEVGDRAPLSSVGGAAAAERRAGDGQLDPEVEAKAKEAKEAEARAKKHGR
- a CDS encoding cryptochrome/photolyase family protein, whose product is MSVSVALFTSDLRVRDNPVLRAALDCAYEVVPLFVLDTGISAAGFDVPNRRAFLMDCLNGLDRELRRRGGRLVLRTGDVAAVACETAAECGARQVHVAGGVSGYSQRREVRLRRLLEADGRELYVHDAVVTAQPPGRLTPQSRDHFAVFTPYFRRWSAERLRPVLGTPRSVRVPGNVRSEPVPSRADVKGVSPGVAAGGESEGRARFDAWRKKSMGEYAERADDLAGDATSRLSPHLHFGTLSAVELVHRARKTGGEGAEAFVRQLAWRDFHHQVLAARPRASWEDYRPRGDSWRHDEREITAWRDGRTGYPLVDAAMRQLLHEGWMHNRARLLTASFLTKTLYTDWRVGARHFLDLLVDGDIVNNQLNWQWVAGTGNDTRPNRVLNPLTQARRFDPRGEYVRRWLPELAAVEGPAVHRPWTLPERERARLDYPPPLVDLSQGADRFLRARGR
- a CDS encoding rhomboid family intramembrane serine protease, which produces MEDQHRTEPRVTYCYRHPERETGISCVRCERPICPECMVPASVGFQCPECVKDGSGTGHPPGAAAPRTIAGGVIAADRRLVTKILLGVNVAVFVAVLIAGDRLVDDLLLFGQAVTEPYGPVEGVAQGQWYRLLTSMFLHQEVWHIAMNMLGLWFLGPPLEAALGRLRYSALYLLSGLGGSALTFLVSAPGQASLGASGAIFGLFGATAVLMRRMNYDMRPILILLGINLVFTFTWQGISWQAHIGGLAVGALIAYAMVHAPRKNRRLVQYGSCAAMLLLIVAACVVRTLQLVP